In Janthinobacterium sp. B9-8, the genomic stretch ACCTGATTCAGAAATGAATGAGTGGAAGCATTATCCAAAAATGGACCTAAACCCTAATTTCTTAAGCACCTTGCAAGCGACAGTTGATCCACAAGCGGTGGTGATGTTTTTGTGCCGCACCGGTGCGCGCTCGCATGATGCTGCTGAGCTGGCAGCAGCTAATGGCTATAGCAATGCTTTTAATATTCTGGAAGGTTTTGAAGGCGATAAAAATGCCGCTGGCCAGCGTGGTCAGGTCAATGGCTGGAAAGCGGCGGGTTTGCCGTGGACGCAAGGCTGATCTTGCTAAAGTGATCAAATATGCTTAGCTTGCGCATCGCCGCCGGCTTTATATGGACGCGTTATGAAATATCTTGTACTGGGTAATCCAATTGCGCACAGCAAATCGCCGCAGATTCATCAAGCCTTTGCCGCACAATTTCATTTAGAAAACTTTGTTTACGAGCGCTGCCTTGCACCACTCGACGGTTTTTCTGCCGTTGTGGCTGATTTTGTGGCTGCTGGAGGCAAAGGCGCAAATGTGACCGTGCCATTTAAAGAAGATGCTTTTCGCCTTAGCGCCGTGCTTACTCCGCGTGCGGCGGCTGCAGGAGCGGTCAATACGCTGAAAGTAAATGCTGATGGCAGCTTGCTGGGGGACAACACCGATGGTGCTGGCTTGGTGAGTGATTTACTCCGATACGGCTCTCTTGCTGGTAAGCGGATATTGCTTCTAGGCGCTGGCGGCGCGGCAGCAGGTGTTTTGCAGCCTCTATTGGCCGAGCAGCCGAGCAGTCTTTGCATTGCTAATCGTAGCCCAGAGCGGGCTCAGGCTTTGGCGCAACGCTTTACCAGCCAGGCGCTCCCTGTGCAATCGTCTGCTTTTGAGGCGATTACCGGGCCATTTGATGTGGTGATCAATGCCACCTCAGCCAGCCTATCCGGGCAAAATTTGGCTTTGCCTGCCGGTATTTTTGCTAGCGGTTCTTTGGCTTACGACATGATGTATGGCAAGGGTGAGACGCCCTTTTTAGCTGAGGCAAGGCTTGGCGGGGCTCTGCAATGTGTCGATGGCCTTGGGATGCTGGTGGGGCAGGCTGCAGAAGCGTTTTATCTATGGACAGGTTTGCGTGCTGATGTGGAGCCGGTCTTGACGAGCATGAGGGCGGCTTTGTAATGGCCAAACAACGCTCAATGGCGGGCTGGATAGGGCGGGGTGTGCTTTGCATACTGTTGCTTTTTTTACTGTGGAATCTATGGATATTGGGCCACATCTTAGCGTGGAAATGGATGGATCCATCTGCTACCTCTTTTATGCGCGAGCAGCTTAGCCAAATTCAAAAAGAAAACCCGGAGGCTGAGCTACGCCATCAATGGGTGAGCTATGCGCAAATTTCCCCTAATCTAAAGCGGGCTTTAGTGGCGAGTGAGGATGCTAAATTTCTGGACCATGAAGGCTTTGATTGGGAAGGGATACAGATCGCTTGGGAAAAAAATGTTAAAAAAGGCCGCATTGTGGCGGGCGGCTCGACGATTAGTCAGCAGTTGGCTAAAAACTTGTTTTTATCGAGCGGCCGCAATCCTTTACGTAAGGCAGAAGAAGCCATTATTACAGTCATGCTCGAGGCCATATTAGATAAGCGACGGATTTTTGAGATTTACCTGAATGTAATCGAGTGGGGCAACGGTGTATTTGGAGCCGAGGCTGCGGCACGCTATTACTATAAAACGTCGGCTGCTCGCTTGGGGGCAAGCCAATCGGCCAAATTAGCCTCGATGGTAACCAACCCGCGTTATTACGATAAAAATCGATCTGATCGTAAGTTACTTCGTAAAAGTAGTATCGTTTTACGCAGAATGCCTTACGCAGATATTCCTTAATATAAAATTATTTAGTCAAACTGTGTATTAATTTTCAATTAATTAGTCAGTTTTTGCGAAAGATATTGAGTCAGGGAATCAAACAGAATACTCTGCACAGACTTATCTTTCCGATGGCTTTTTACATGCCTCAACATGCTGAAATATTAAGCTTATTAAGTAAGTGTCACCGCCTGATTGTTCCTGATCCGGAGCTGGCCTTGCGGTCTGTGGAAGAAGCTTATTTTCTATTTGATGATTGTAAGCTTAATGATGTTGAGCTGCTGGTACGCATTACGCTTCCCTATGCCCGCTTGCTTTTTTCTTTTGGCAGAGTCGATGAATCGCTTGCTGTTCTGTTTAAAGCCTTAACTCAAGCTGCGCTTTGTAGTCATTTATCTGTGCAGGAAGAGCTGCTGCAAGAGATTGCTTTAACTTACTACACCTTGGGCGATTATCAGGAAGCAGGTGAATACTGGGCCGACTGCTTATCTCAAGATGCTTTTTCTGACGTGGCCAAGTTAAATGCCCTGATCGGCATGGGAATGATTCAGTTTGCACATGGGCATATTGAGCAGGCTCTAGCGCTTCATCAACGTGCGGTTTCCCTGCTAAATAGTCAAATGCCCGCTGTGCTTCATGCACGGGCCTGGATTAATCTGGCGTCTGCTTTTTTTCAGCTCAATCAATGGCATGAAAGCCAGCATGCTTTGGTGCTGGCTTTTCCTTTTGCGCAACAGGCAAAAAATCAAGAGTTTATTGGTGAGATTTATATCTACATGGCAAAAATAGCCTTGGAAACCAATAGCTTAGATGTGGCAAAGCAGAAGCTTGCTCAAGCCAAAGCAAGTTGTGCAGAATGGCGCTGGGGCGATATTTTGCAGCAGCTTTTGCATGGGCGTATTTTTCTGGCCAGCCAGCAGGTAGAGCAAGCGATTTTTTGCTTTAAAAATGCCCTGGAAAAAGCGAGTGAGCTGGGTTTTGCTCAGCATATGATGGACGCTCATCATTTACTTTCCATGGCCTACCAACGAATCGGCAATAAAGAGCTGGCGGAGTATGAATATGGCTGCTATCAAACCGCGTGTATTCGTATGAATATGCCCGCTAAAGCCTGTGATAGTCATACGATGCAGGGTTTACTTAGCAAGCCTGCACCGAGTCTTGGAATGCTGCACTGCGCATAGCTTCGTGTTTTTATAAATGTTAAAATGCCGTTCGTAAACTACCAGTCAACTTGGTGTCAATAATGCTTGTGTCCTCTGTTGATCAGCTTATTCAGCAAGCTAAAAAGTTAATCTCTTCGCGCAGCGTGGATTCACTTGCTTTTGCGACGCAAGCCAGAGATCTGGCGGTAGAGTTGGGTTGTCGCATGAGTGAAGCGGCGGCACTCACCGTGTATTCCAGCGTATTACAACTTTTTGGCCGCCACCGTGAGGCCATCGATATTCTGGATAAAGTGCTGGATATCGCAGAAACCGATGAGCTGGGTGTTTGGCGTGGAGAAGCCTTACAGCTGATGGGCCGCCATACATACACATTGGGTGAGTATGAAAGTGCCGCCCGCTATTGGTGCCGTTGCTTAGAGCTTTCCACCCAAGCCATTGAAACTACGCAGCGCTTATGTGCTCATATTGGTTTGGGGCAGCTTTATTATGCTCATGAGCAATTTGAGGTAGCGTTAATTCATCATAAAATGGCTCAGGATCTGGCAAAAAAAGAGCATGATGCGAATTACCAAAGTATTTGCCTGATTAATATCGCGGTTGATTTATTTCGTTTGAATCGCTTAGATGATGCAATGTCGATTGCCAGGCA encodes the following:
- the mtgA gene encoding monofunctional biosynthetic peptidoglycan transglycosylase, which gives rise to MAKQRSMAGWIGRGVLCILLLFLLWNLWILGHILAWKWMDPSATSFMREQLSQIQKENPEAELRHQWVSYAQISPNLKRALVASEDAKFLDHEGFDWEGIQIAWEKNVKKGRIVAGGSTISQQLAKNLFLSSGRNPLRKAEEAIITVMLEAILDKRRIFEIYLNVIEWGNGVFGAEAAARYYYKTSAARLGASQSAKLASMVTNPRYYDKNRSDRKLLRKSSIVLRRMPYADIP
- a CDS encoding tetratricopeptide repeat protein — protein: MPQHAEILSLLSKCHRLIVPDPELALRSVEEAYFLFDDCKLNDVELLVRITLPYARLLFSFGRVDESLAVLFKALTQAALCSHLSVQEELLQEIALTYYTLGDYQEAGEYWADCLSQDAFSDVAKLNALIGMGMIQFAHGHIEQALALHQRAVSLLNSQMPAVLHARAWINLASAFFQLNQWHESQHALVLAFPFAQQAKNQEFIGEIYIYMAKIALETNSLDVAKQKLAQAKASCAEWRWGDILQQLLHGRIFLASQQVEQAIFCFKNALEKASELGFAQHMMDAHHLLSMAYQRIGNKELAEYEYGCYQTACIRMNMPAKACDSHTMQGLLSKPAPSLGMLHCA
- a CDS encoding tetratricopeptide repeat protein; amino-acid sequence: MLVSSVDQLIQQAKKLISSRSVDSLAFATQARDLAVELGCRMSEAAALTVYSSVLQLFGRHREAIDILDKVLDIAETDELGVWRGEALQLMGRHTYTLGEYESAARYWCRCLELSTQAIETTQRLCAHIGLGQLYYAHEQFEVALIHHKMAQDLAKKEHDANYQSICLINIAVDLFRLNRLDDAMSIARQALPLVRAEGNYELEAEVYSVFGLIRLARGDVERARMNFLVALKINRLHINTWNEAANLLALGRCSLANAEYDAAIDELQRALSLAEVMESQYLLAEIHEAFAIVYQKMNKAELQEKHETAHKNLRVLLLEQSASAQLRSMEMDLLVPS
- a CDS encoding rhodanese-like domain-containing protein, with amino-acid sequence MSHADTILQQAHERAVLSSLSYRGALSPSEAAALLAALPDAKLVDVRTHAEWQFVGFVPDSEMNEWKHYPKMDLNPNFLSTLQATVDPQAVVMFLCRTGARSHDAAELAAANGYSNAFNILEGFEGDKNAAGQRGQVNGWKAAGLPWTQG
- the aroE gene encoding shikimate dehydrogenase, producing the protein MKYLVLGNPIAHSKSPQIHQAFAAQFHLENFVYERCLAPLDGFSAVVADFVAAGGKGANVTVPFKEDAFRLSAVLTPRAAAAGAVNTLKVNADGSLLGDNTDGAGLVSDLLRYGSLAGKRILLLGAGGAAAGVLQPLLAEQPSSLCIANRSPERAQALAQRFTSQALPVQSSAFEAITGPFDVVINATSASLSGQNLALPAGIFASGSLAYDMMYGKGETPFLAEARLGGALQCVDGLGMLVGQAAEAFYLWTGLRADVEPVLTSMRAAL